One part of the Populus alba chromosome 18, ASM523922v2, whole genome shotgun sequence genome encodes these proteins:
- the LOC118051294 gene encoding uncharacterized protein produces MTEDKLRLISGSDDFTVKEWDYETKRCVGTLEDHTQNVTSCCVHPQLHSIITTSEDNTIRLWGPENRPLLTLDYGLQRVWAVGGKQGSCQFAFGCDNGITMLKVSMDVHSEASD; encoded by the exons ATGACGGAGGACAAACTACGTTTAATAAGTGGCTCTGATGATTTTACTGTCAAG GAGTGGGACTATGAAACAAAGAGATGTGTCGGAACATTAGAAGATCATACCCAAAACGTCACTTCATGTTGTGTTCATCCACAGCTTCACAGCATAATTACTACTTCTGAGGATAATACAATCCGACTATGGGGTCCAGAAAACCG ACCCCTACTCACATTGGATTATGGACTTCAAAGAGTTTGGGCTGTTGGAGGCAAGCAAGGGTCATGCCA atttgCATTTGGTTGTGACAATGGAATCACTATGCTCAAAGTAAGTATGGACGTGCACAGTGAAGCCTCAGATTAA
- the LOC118051161 gene encoding aspartyl protease AED1-like, which translates to MASTTLSPISLTFILYVFLVLLCPLCSLKKGLTVEGKETTKKYFRTIKVNSLLPSNVCSQSPRVLNRAASLKVVNRYGPCIPVTGAPETINVPSTAEFLLQDQLRVKSFQVWLSRNPSSGVFKEMQTTIPASIVPIGGAYVVTVGLGTPKKDFTLLFDTGSDLTWTQCEPCLGGCFPQDQPKFDPTTSTSYKNVSCSSEFCKLIAEEAAHGCNSNTCIYGIQYGSGYTVGFLATETLTIASSDVFENFLFGCGEQNDGTFNGTTGLLGLGRSPIALPSQTTNKYKNLFSYCLPASPSSTGYLSFGVEVSQAAKFTPISPKFKRLYGLNTVGISVGGRKLPINGSISRTLIDSGTTFTFLPSPTYSALASAFREMMANYTLTNGTSGFQPCYDFSNIGNGTPTIPGISIFFEGGVEVEIDVSGILIPVNGLKEVCLAFADTGSDSDFAIFGNYQQKTYEVIYDVAKGMVGFAPKGC; encoded by the exons ATGGCCAGTACTACCCTTTCTCCCATCTCACTTACCTTTATCctctatgtttttcttgttcTCCTATGCCCTTTATGCTCTCTGAAGAAAGGGCTTACCGTTGAAGGAAAAGAGactacaaaaaaatactttcgtACCATAAAAGTCAATTCTCTTCTGCCATCGAATGTCTGCAGCCAATCCCCCAGAG TTCTCAACAGAGCTGCATCCCTAAAAGTTGTGAACAGGTATGGACCATGCATTCCAGTGACCGGAGCTCCAGAAACAATCAACGTTCCCTCAACAGCCGAATTCCTCCTTCAGGACCAACTTCGAGTGAAATCATTTCAAGTTTGGCTTTCCAGGAACCCAAGCAGTGGTGTTTTTAAGGAGATGCAGACTACAATTCCGGCATCTATAGTACCGATTGGAGGTGCATATGTTGTCACCGTGGGCCTTGGCACACCAAAAAAGGATTTCACCCTCTTATTTGATACTGGCAGTGACCTTACATGGACTCAATGCGAGCCATGCTTGGGGGGCTGTTTTCCGCAAGATCAACCGAAGTTCGATCCAACTACATCAACTTCATACAAAAACGTTTCGTGTTCCTCGGAATTTTGCAAGTTAATTGCTGAGG AAGCGGCCCACGGTTGCAATTCCAATACATGCATTTATGGAATCCAATACGGGAGTGGCTACACCGTCGGATTTCTTGCCACAGAAACACTAACCATTGCATCTTCAGACGTGTTCGAAAACTTCCTGTTCGGTTGTGGAGAACAGAATGACGGCACATTCAATGGTACAACCGGTTTGCTAGGACTAGGCCGCTCCCCCATAGCCTTACCATCACAAACTACCAACAAATACAAAAACCTCTTCTCTTATTGCTTACCAGCATCTCCAAGCTCAACTGGTTACCTCAGTTTCGGTGTCGAAGTCTCTCAGGCTGCAAAATTCACTCCAATTTCTCCAAAATTCAAACGGTTGTACGGCCTAAACACTGTTGGAATTAGTGTTGGTGGCCGCAAACTACCAATAAATGGTTCGATTTCTCGGACACTCATCGATTCCGGCACAACCTTCACATTTCTTCCATCCCCGACATACTCGGCTCTTGCCTCAGCTTTTCGAGAAATGATGGCAAATTATACTTTGACAAATGGAACATCCGGCTTCCAGCCATGCTATGACTTCAGCAATATTGGCAATGGCACTCCTACGATACCTGGTATTAGTATTTTCTTCGAAGGTGGAGTTGAAGTGGAAATCGATGTTTCGGGGATCCTGATCCCTGTGAATGGTTTGAAAGAGGTGTGCTTGGCATTTGCGGACACTGGGAGTGATTCAGATTTTGCAATTTTTGGAAATTATCAGCAAAAGACATACGAGGTGATCTATGATGTTGCTAAGGGAATGGTTGGATTTGCTCCTAAAGGTTGTTAg